TTTAGTTAAGGCGCTAACGGCACCCTTTTAATAAGTGAGGCAATATGGGCAATAATCCGTCTGAGTTTGAACGAATATTAATGCAGGCGCGCGCGTGCACATTATGTGAAGCTCATTTGCCGTTAGGCCCTCGCCCCGTATTACAAATGGCTCCCGCTGCCCGCATTATGATTATTGGCCAAGCACCCGGTACTCGGGTCCATAAAACGGGCATTCCTTGGAACGATCCCAGTGGTGATACTCTTCGCCGCTGGTTAGACTTAACTCGTGAGCAATTTTATGACCCCGAAATAATGGCCATCATGCCTATGGGCTTTTGTTATCCGGGCAAAGGCAAAAGTGGCGACCTACCGCCGCGCCCTGAGTGCGCGCCGGCGTGGCATCAACAGCTGCTTAGCGTCTTACCTAATATTGAACTGACACTGCTTATTGGCCAGTATTCTCAGCGCTACTATTTAGGTAAGCGCTATAAAACGCTCACCGAAACGGTACGCCATTGGCAAGAGCTAGCCCCGACTATATTACCTTTGCCTCATCCTTCGCCTCGCAACCGGTATTGGCTCATGAATAACCCTTGGTTTGAAAGCGAAACGCTGCCTGCGCTGCGCCAACGGGTCCATGAAGTACTAGCAGCGCCCAGTTTTGAGCGATAGCAAGAGCGCTGTTTATAATTTATGCGCCATCCTGATGAAATTAGGGACTCGCTGCTAAGCCTCAGTACCTGACAGTACGAGACACTGAGGCAAGCTCAGTAAGACCTAGCTACACCAAGTAGGTGTAGCTAGGTATCTAGTTGGCGTCGTTCTTTAACCTCGTTTGGGCACTAAATGAGACAACAAAAATAACGCCGCCGCTATCACTACTACCGAAGGTCCAGCGGGCGTGTCATAACTGACCGACAGCTGCAAACCGCCGACCACGGCCACCATGCCCAGCCCCATGGCATACACGGCCATTTGCTCCGGTGAGCGACTAAAGCGACGCGCAGTAGCGGCAGGAATAATCAGTAAAGAAGTAATAATTAACGCGCCGACAAATTTCATCGCCACCGCAATTAAGACGCTGATCATTAGCAATAACAGGAGTTTTAACCGCTCAACTTTAATGCCCTCTACCCGCGCTAGTTCTTCACTCACGGTAATGGACAATAACTGGCTCCAAAAGTGGTGTAATATCGCCAGTAGTACTAAGCCACCGCCAAATATCCAATATAAGTCCACTAACTGAATGGCTAATAAATCGCCAAACAGATAGGCCATCAGATCCACACGTACATTATCCATAAAAGCCAAGGCCACTAAGCCAAGAGATAACGAGGTGTGCGCTAAAATACCTAATAAGGTGTCCGTTGCTAACCAACTGGCTCGCTGTAACGCAGCCAAAACAATACCTAAACAGACACAAGCCACCAGTACTGCCAGTGTTAAATCAATCTGGAGCATTAAGCCAAACGCTACACCTAATAATGAAGAGTGCGCTAAAGTATCGCCAAAATAAGCCATGCGCCGCCACACCACAAAGCTGCCTAAGGGGCCGGCTAAAATAGCAATACCTAACCCAGCTAACAGCGCATAGCCTAAAAAACTATCCCACATGACGGACATCTCCATGGTGTTCATCGTCACAGTCATGATGATGGGTATACACGGCTAACTGCGCTAATTCAGGTCGGCCAAACAAGCGGGCAAATTCAGGATGGCGCGCCACATCTTCAGGCTCACCATGACAACAAATATGTTGGTTTAAGCAAATCACACTATGAGTGCTGGCCATGACTAAATGCAGATCATGAGACACCATTAACACGCCACATTGCAGCTCATCCGCCAGCAGCTTAATTAAGGCATATAACTCCGTTTGGCCATGCACATCTACCCCTTGGGCAGGCTCATCAAGAATTAATAACTCCGGCTGCATCATCAAAGCCCGAGCCAGTAAAATGCGCTGCATTTCTCCACCTGATAACGCTTGCATACTGCGCTCGGCTAAGCGCTCAGCACCTACTTTGGCCAGCGCTTGGGTAACAGTGAGCTTTCTCCCATGAGATAAGCTCATAAAGCGCGCTACTGTTAATGGCAGTACTGAGTCTAAATGCAGCTTTTGCGGCACGTAACCCACGCGTAACCTTGGCTTCTGCCACAAGGTCCCTGTGTGCCCCGTTAATAGCCCTAATACCAATTTAATTAATGAGCTTTTACCCGCACCATTAGGGCCGACTATCGTTAGGATTTCACCGCGTTCTAGCGTTAATGACACTCGTTCTAGAATAACATTGCCGCCTAAGGTGAGTCCCACGTCCGTTAATTCCACCAGCCTCATCATGGATTTTATGCCTTTACTTCTCAATTTGTAATATTATAACATTGCTTAGTTAGCAAACTCTATCACTCATCTGGACTCCCCGCCCATGAAAGTCGTATTCACTTTGTGCCTGTGCTTGGTTTTAAGCAGCCAGGCTCGTGCCGTTGAAGTACTCACCTCTATTAAACCACTGCAATTAATCGCCAGCGCTATTACTGAAGGCACAGCTACACCTAAATTATTATTGCCCCCTGGCAGCTCGCCCCACGATTATGCGCTGCGCCCTTCTGATGTGCGAAAAATAAAAAATGCCGACCTCGTTATTTGGGTGGGACCCGAGCTAGAAGTTTTCTTAGCCCCACTGCTAGCAAGTCAGGAAAAAAGTGTGGCGCTACTTAGCCAGTTACCGGCTATTGAGCATGCTCACCATCACGATAAACATTCTTTAGTGATCGAAGATACAGAGCAAGATAGTCACCACCATCATCACGGCAGCCAAGATCCACACATCTGGCTAGATCCACACCAAGCCGAGGCTATCGCTGCACTGATTGCTAAAAAATTGAGCCAGATCGATCCGCAAAATTATGATCGATATCAAACTAATTTGGCTGTTTTTCAGGCAAAATTAGCAAAAGTTGACGCTAAGCTGGCCGCACAATTAGCGCCGTTACAAGGCATTGGCTACTTTGTATTTCACGATGCCTATGGGCATTGGGAACGCCATTATCAGCTGTCATCATTGGGGCACTTTACTGTTAACCCTGCCCGAGCACCTGGCGCTAAAACCGTCACTCGCATTCATCATGCCCTTAAACAATCTAAGGCCGTGTGTGTATTTGCCGAGCCACAGTTTAAGCCCGCGGTAGTGAGCGCTGTGTTGCGCAATACCCAAGCTCGCAGTGGTGTGCTAGACCCATTAGCAACCGATATCAGCCCAAGTGCTGAGGGCTATTTTAGGTTTATGGAGCAGTTGGCAGCGGCGATGACGAAGTGTTTACTCAACTAACGCTAAATATTTACCCTTTACTGCGTTAAAATAAGGAACTTTTTTACATAAATTAGCTCAAACCCATGATTCACGCCAATAGCACCAAGACGATAAGCTGTTTATTGCTGCTTACCAAACCGTGCTGAATTCAGCCTTTGAGCGTTTTTTGTATTAAAATCAACCGCTTTATTATCCGTTACCTGAGTCGGATAGCTAAAGCGGTTTTTGTTTTCATTATTTTAGCCACTTCATAGGCATAGGTACTTCGGATGAATTTTCTCCGCCCACTTCAAGTAAAACTGCAAGATGTTCCTAAGCAGCTACCCAAGCGACACCTTTATGGCATTGTCTTATTGAGTACGCTGACACTGACAACGGCAGTGATGCTCCCTTCTGCTCAACATTTACTTGAGCCACCCCGTACCCTTAGTTTACCCGAGACGTTAGCGCTGCCTGCGGGCGCCATTCAACCTCAGGTAGATAACACCGAATTTTTTACGCTTCCCGATGATGACTTAGGCCCCGTAGAGCCGGTGGATGCATTGGATGAACTGGCCGCCGTAGAGCCAGAGTGGCAGCAATACGGCGTACAAAACGGCGATACCTTAAGCAGCATATTTAATGGCTTAGGCTTACCGCTGGCCACTATGTACAAGTTACTAGAAGTAGATAAAGAGCGGGTGTTAGATGGCCTTAAGCCCGGCCAAACCCTTAGCTTGCTCATTGACTCAGATAACTTGTTGCTTGAATTTAAAATCAAACAAGACTTGCTCCATACTCGTACTTTTGTGCGCAATGGTGATGGCTACGATAGCAAGATAAAAACCGAAGCCAGTAATTGGGAAACCCGCGCCCTTAAAGGGGTGATCAAAGGCAGTTTTTACTTAAGCGCGCGTGATGCCGGTTTATCTGCCACGCAAATTCAGCGCGTGGCCAACTTGTTTCAATGGCAGCTTAACTTTGCTCGCGACTTACGCCAAGGCGATAGCTTTAAAGTATTAGTACAGCGCGAGTTTGTACAAGGAAAAAGCACGGGCAAGTCTGAATTACAAGCCGTAGAAATTAATAATAAAGGCCGTACTTATTACGCTTTTCGCCATGAAGATGGCAAATTTTATGACAGTAAAGGCGAAAGCTTAGAGCGCGGCTTTATTCGTATTCCGCTAGAAGTCACCCCGCGCATTAGCTCACGCTTTAATTTAAATCGTAAACACCCTATTACTGGGCGGGTACGCGCTCATAAAGGTACCGACTTTGCCGTGCCCGTGGGCACGCCTGTACTGGCGCCCGGCGATGGGGTAGTCGTAAAAGCGGTGCATCATCCGTTAGCGGGTAATTACATTGTTATTCGCCATGGTCGCCAATACACCACCCGGTTTTTGCACTTAAGTAAATTTTTAGTGAAACAAGGTGATAGCGTACGGCGCGGCCAACGCATTGGGCTTTCTGGTAATACCGGTCGCTCAACAGGACCGCACTTGCACTATGAATTTCATGTGAATAATCGTGCCGTCGATGCCATGCAAGTTAAACTCCCCATGGCGGAAGGCTTAAGCGGCCAAGAAAAACGCACTTTCTTAACCACGGTGAATAAATATCAAAAAGAGTTAGGTTAAGTTAGTGAAACGTGAGGGTAGCACTGAAGGGCAGTTGCTGCAGACTTAAAGTTTTGCCTCTCCTTTACTATTGCATCTTATACTCCTCATAAAAAAAGCGCCTTGCGGCGCTTTTTTTATTCTTCTAAAGAGTAACGATAATAACCGATTGCAGACTTGGTTTTACCCCCTCACTCCTTACCTTTCATATCACTTAGCATGATATGGGCGAGACAATTTCTGTACCGCACGAATAAAGGCGCCAGCATGCTCAGGATCTACATCTAAGTGAATACCGTGGCCAAGGTTAAACACATGGCCTGGGCCTTCGCCAAAGCTTTCTAAGATGGTTGACACTTCTTGTTCAATGCGTGGGATCGGAGCATACAACATAGAGGGATCCATATTGCCTTGTAGCGCCACTTTATCGCCTACACGACGCTTAGCATCGGCCATATCGATGGTCCAGTCTAAACCAATACCATCACAGCCGGTAGCCGCAATGGCTTCAAGCCACTGGCCGCCATTTTTAGTAAATAATGTTACCGGTACGCGACGACCGTCATTTTCACGGACTAAGCCATCCACGATTTTCGCCATGTACTGCAAAGAGAACTCTTTGTAGTCGCGCGTACTCAACACCCCACCCCAAGTATCAAAAATCATTAGCGACTGAGCACCGGCCGCAATTTGCGCGTTCAAATAGCTAGTGACACTGTCGGCTAGCTTATCAAGCAATAAGTGCATGGCGTTGGGGTCGGCAAACATCATTTTCTTGGTCTTAGTAAAGGCCTTAGAGCCGCCGCCTTCTACCATGTAAGTGGCCAAGGTCCAAGGGCTGCCAGAGAAACCAATCAGTGGCACTTCACCTTTTAGCTCACGACGAATAGTGCGCACCGCATTCATCACATACTGCAGCTCACCTTCAGGATCAGGAATACCTAATTTTTGTACGTCAGCCATACACGTAATAGGACGTTGAAACTTAGGACCTTCACCGGTTTCAAAATACAAGCCTAAACCCATGGCATCGGGGATAGTCAAAATATCAGAGAATAAAATCGCCGCATCCAAGGGAAAACGACGTAACGGCTGCAAGGTCACTTCACAGGCCAGCTCAGCGTTTTTACACAAGGCCATAAAGTCGCCTGCTTCGGCACGGGTGGCTTTATATTCAGGTAAATAACGCCCTGCTTGGCGCATCATCCAAACCGGTGTGTAATCAACGGGCTGGCGTAATAAAGCACGTAAGTAACGATCATTTTTCAAAGGTTGCATTCTATCGTCCCAAAACAGGTGGCAAATGCGGCTATTGTATCACTACCTTAGATAAAGCCCCAATTAGACGTCACATCGCGTCTAAATGCTGCTTTTTGCAGCACTATCGTGCTAAGGCTTAACCATAAGTAGCAACTGCGTAAAAGAGGTGGATGAATAAAGTTGCAAATATTCCAGTAAATTGTTGGCAACTACCAAATTCTGCGTTAATGATTACTAAGAAAAGCTCAAGTCAGCTTGTGTCTTAGGGACCCAAGGTTCGCGAGATAGCGCCCAAGTTAGAGGGATAGTGATTGACCCGACGGCTATTTTTCTTTAATGATGGATAGGTAACGTTTGTCTTTTATGAGCTATGCAGTTATGCGGCTCTAGCATCCCAAGGAGGGAATCATGCTCAGGAAAATGGCACATAGCAAAGCTAAGCTCACCGGTAAACACCAAGCGCTAGACGACTTTATGGAAGCTCGCCAAGCTTTATTAGTGGAATACATTCGTTTATCGACCGATAGAAAAGTATTGCCAGAGCCACAAGAGCTCAGCGACTTTTGTAGCCAGCTGGTGGATTACGTTAGTGCGGCGCATTTTGAAATATACGATTATGTGATGGCGGCTTATGAGTCAGCCCGCGGCAGTGGCCGGACTCTTGCCGAGCGTATTTACCTGCGCTTGAAAAAAAGCTCAGTGTTAGCGCTTAATTTTCACGATAAATATGCAAAAGTAGATAATGACGAAGTGTTATTGGAATTAGATAAGGATCTCAGTGTACTGGGTGAGATGCTAGAAGAGCGCTTTAGTTTAGAAGACCGCTTAGTATTTGCCGTGTCTTTACTTAATCACTTGAGCGCGAATGAAGAACCCGCGTGATCAGGAGCCCTTATGGCCGAGCGTCGAATATTTACTCGGGTTGAGTTTAGCTCTCCCGCTTGGATAATAACTTTAGATGGCGAGCAACACTCGGTATTGGTGCAAGATTTATCTATTCATGGCGCGCTGCTTAAGGTGACTGAACCGTGGCAAGCAGAGCTTAATGCCCCACTTGAACTGCGTTTATCTCTTGATGGCGAACATAAACAGATTATTATGCAAGCCCGCCAGCGTTTTCACCAGCATGAATGCATTGGTATAGAATGCGAATTGCTAGATATTGAAAGCGCGAGCCGGCTACGGCGCTTAATGGAGCTTAACCTTGGCGAAGAAGCCTTATTATTGCGCCAATTTGAAGAGCTATTAGACTCGCGCCCGTATGCTGAGTAAGTGTTAGTTAAGTTACAGCGCTTCTAGCGCCTCTTCTAATTTTTTAACGGCAATCACTTCCATGCCTGGCGGTGAGTGTTTAGGCCGATTTGCCCAAGGAATAATAGCGCGAGTAAAGCCATGCTTGGCCGCTTCCATCAGGCGCTCTTGCCCTGAGGGCACGGGGCGTATTTCACCCGATAACCCCACCTCACCAAACACCACCAACTCTTGCGGTAAGGCGTTATCACGAAAGCTCGAAACTAGCGCCAGTAGTAAAGCTAAATCGGCACTGGTGTCTTCCACTCGTACGCCACCCACTACGTTTACAAACACATCTTGGTCGGCCATTTGCAAACCACCGTGGCGGTGTAACACTGCTAATAACATCGAGAGGCGATTTTGCTCAAGCCCCACCGTCACCCGGCGCGGATTACCAAGTTGTGAATAATCCACCAGTGCTTGTAGCTCTACTAATAAGGGCCGCGTGCCTTCCCAAATAATCATGACGACTGAGCCAGTGGTTTGTTCTTCACCGCGACTTAAAAAGATAGCCGAGGGGTTGCTCACCTCTTTTAAGCCTGTTTCAGTCATGGCAAATACGCCTAACTCATTTACGGCACCAAAGCGGTTTTTATGACTACGCAGCATTCTAAAACGACTATCGTTAGCGCCATCTAGCATAATAGAGCAATCTATACAGTGCTCTAACACCTTAGGTCCTGCCAACGCCCCGTCTTTAGTGACGTGCCCTACCATTAATACCACCACGCCATGTTGCTTAGCATAACGAGTGAGCTGGGCCGCGGCTTCGCGCACTTGACTGACCGAGCCTGGTGATGACGTCACGCCCTCCACATGCATAACTTGAATGGAGTCAATTACGATCACTGCCGGTTTTTCTTCACGGGCAATGTGACAAATTTGCTCAACGCTGGTTTCAGATAACATGCGAAGCTTATCTCGGGGCAGACCTAAGCGCTGAGCGCGCATCGCCACTTGCTGTAGCGACTCCTCGCCAGTGATATATAAGGTTTTCATACGACTGGCTAAGCCACACATCACTTGTAGCAATAAAGTACTCTTACCCGCGCCTGGGTTACCGCCAATTAATATGGCAGAGCCTGGCACCATACCGCCGCCTAGTACTCGGTCAAGCTCGCTAAAGCCACTGCCAATGCGCGGCAATTCGGTAAGCGCGACTTGATCAAGGGTTTGTACTTTATTGTCTTGAGCGCCGGCATAGCCCACAAAACGACTATTGCGACTAGCGGAAGCGGCAGCAGGCGCCAAGCGAATTTCGGTGATGGTATTCCACTCTTTACACTCAGTACATTGCCCCTGCCAGCGTGGAAATTCACCCCCACATTCACCACATACAAACGCCGTTTTAGTCTTTGCCATGACACTCACTCATTCATTAACGAGCTGCTATACTGGCCTAACTTTTTAAGCCACTCAACCCCAAGCTAGGCCAAGATGGATCTCAGTGCATATAAGACCTTGATCAATAAGCTAGTCACTCTGAGCTACCAGTATGATCTCGAGCATTTAGTGGATGATCTCGTACCCGATGCTAACGAGGAGCTGCGTTTTCAGCTACAAGCTGAAGTGCGCCGCTTAACCACCCCTTGCTTACGCGTGCTGGACTTGCGAAGCCTATTTGGCGCTCAATGCCAGTTAGTGCGCCACCAAGGGCTAGACCATCAAATGCCGGCCAGCTTAGCGGCGCGTTTTCAGCGCTTATTGCAACACTTTAATGGAGAATATACTCGTGGCTTATATGAAGCGTTATTGGCAGAGCTGGCGGCATTAAGAAAACTACCCGCCCAGTTTAATACCTGCCCTTGGCAGCTACCGGCGCTGGGCTTACAGCGTAAAGAAAGTCGCTTGCGCTTTGTAACGCCTCTTTGCCTGCATTTACCAAACCAGCAAACGCTGGCAGGCAATAGCTTAGATATTTCGCCCACCGGTTTGCTCGTACAACTACAAGCTAACCTCTCCTTGCCCAGTGAGCTTGCAGTGAGTTTCCCTGACTTAAGTAAACAAGCCGGCTTAGCCTGTTTAGCGCAGCCTAAGCGCTATCGAGTCAGTCAAGCGCAGACAGAAAAGGGGCGAGTTAAGCTCCAAAGAATGGAAGAAGACAATGAGTGGCATCACGCCCTTAGTCAGTTTATTGAACAACAACGCCCTCGGTATGGCTTAGATGCCGAAGACTTATATAGCAGCGTAAAAGCCCAGTGCTGGAGCCAAACTATGCTAGAAACTAGCATTAGCTTGGCGCTGTTTTTTAACGACTGCGGCGAGTTACAGCACCTGCTAACCAACAGACGCAATGAAAAAATATTAGCGACCTGGCAACAGCAAACACCCGGCGACTTACTGTCTACCTTATTAAGTCCGGCGCGCATTTTAAGCATGGGCCAGCACCCTCAAACCCCTGGTGTGCTCTATAGCTTTCGCTTGCCTAATCAGTCGCAAATTTTTGTAGCTAGCCAAGAGCAACTGGACACAGACCACACCTTTAGCGCCTTTGTGCAAGCGGGTCTAGCCGCTAATAGTCTTACATGTTACTACCTTAGCCTGCGCTCGTTAACAGTAGCAGACCAAGATGTAGTACTCGATAATCAAGGGCTTCGTCAATTACAGCAGTTAGCTTGGCAACTGTGGCTCACGCCTATTCCAGCACCGCAATTAGCTCAAGGTGTCTCCTGTGAATTAAACCAACTTAGTCGCTATTTAGTGAGCTTAAGTAGCCATAAGGCGATAACGGCTCCCTTAGGCCGCCAAGGCTCTAAGCGCCAAGAGGCGCGTTTTAAACTGCGCAGCGCCATAGAGCTAACTATAGGCAACCAAGTCATTAGCGCAGTGACTGAAGATTTATCCGCTCATGGTATAAAAGCGGTGCTCAATCAGGCTATACGCTTAGATATTCCTTGTATGGCACAAGTGAGTTTAACCGAGCTAAATAAGCGCAGCCGCCAATGGAAACTAAAGGGGCTAGCTTATCGGGTAGTGAACCTAAGTGAGCATGGCACCATAGTGCACTTACAAATTGCAGGCTCAGAAGAGAGCCATAATGGTTTTCATTTTTTTAACGCTTTATTGGCGCAAAACCAAGATAAATTACGTGCTAAGCCAGAGACCTTCCATACTAGCTCTTGGGCAAACTGGTTAACCCAGCAAGCGCTGCAACAGCCACCCTCACCTAGCTTTTTATTAGCCCGCAACGATGGCGGCTTTTATGTACAAGGCGCCCTCGCCTGCTTAGAGCAGCCAGCACTGATGGCTTACTTATCGAATAACTATCAACAAGCGCATCTTAGTAAATTATTGTCTCGCCAACAGTGGCAAAGCATTTATAGCCAATTACTCAGACCTGATGGTCGCAGCCACCATAGCTATGAAATTTGGACGGCCAACGCGGCCGATAACCCACAGCAAAGTTGGCTATTACTTAATCCTGAGCCAAAGCGCCAAGCCTTTTTACTCGACGCTCGCCACAGCCAGCAATTAAGCGTGACTTTAGTGCTGATCCACCGCGTACAACTGCGCCAACTAGAGTGCTTTGTGCCGCAGTGGAATAGGTTAGCGCAAACCTCATTGCATAAAACTCAGCAACTTGAGCAACAACTTGCTGAGCTATGCGCCTTGAGTCAAGTATTTGATATTACCGATATTGCCCGCAGTCGGCAGCGCCATTAAGCACTTTGTATTAAGCCTAATACCGCTTCTAAGCTTAATAAGTTAATGCACACCGGCGCTTGCTCTTGCACCACAGGCTTGGCATGTAGTGCCACCCCTAAGCCGGCTTTAGCTAACATGACTAAGTCGTTAGCGCCATCCCCCACCGCCACGGTTTGGCTGAGCGGGATATGATAGTGCTCGGCCAGCTCGCCTAAAATACGTGCTTTAGCCTCGGCATCCACAATATCGCCCAACACTTCCCCGCTAAAGCGCCCTTCTATTATTTCTAGCGTGTTAGCAAAATGAGCATCTAATTGTAAGATGTCATGTAAATGGCCGGTAAAAGGCGTAAAGCCTCCAGAGGCCAGCGCCACTTTCCAGCCCATGGCTTTTAAGCCCTCTACCAGAGTAATTAGCCCAGGCATGAGTGGCATATTGGCAATCACTTGCTCAATAATGCTGGCATCTGCGCCCTCCAGCGCTTTAACACGCCGGCGTAAACTTTCAGAAAATGGCAACGCCCCTTCCATGGCTGCGCGAGTAACCGCAGCTACCTGCTCACCCACTCCCGCTAATAGCGCAATTTGGTCGATACACTCTATTTGAATGGCAGTGGAGTCCATGTCCATTAACACTAAGCCGGGCTGAGTGCCTAGCGGCAAGGCGGGGACACAGGCAATATCCCAGCTAGTGGCAATCGCTTGTAACTGCGCTTTTAGCTCAGGAGACCAGCTTGATAACCGTAAATTAACCAGCTCGCGCTGGGCAATATTTTTAATACTGACTAGCTCCACACCAATACCGGCGGTATCTAATACCTGTAGACTTTGCTGCAACGCTGACTTTGAGAGTTGCTCGGCCAATAGCACTAAGTGCGCTTGTGGCGCCTCTAACTGGCCCGCTATCCACTCTCCTTGTTGCCAAAGATAGGGTTTGCCAGTTAACAAGTTAGCCCAATTCCCTAACTGCTCGGGTAAAACATCCATTAACAGTGTCACTTAATTT
This genomic window from Oceanisphaera avium contains:
- the serB gene encoding phosphoserine phosphatase SerB is translated as MTLLMDVLPEQLGNWANLLTGKPYLWQQGEWIAGQLEAPQAHLVLLAEQLSKSALQQSLQVLDTAGIGVELVSIKNIAQRELVNLRLSSWSPELKAQLQAIATSWDIACVPALPLGTQPGLVLMDMDSTAIQIECIDQIALLAGVGEQVAAVTRAAMEGALPFSESLRRRVKALEGADASIIEQVIANMPLMPGLITLVEGLKAMGWKVALASGGFTPFTGHLHDILQLDAHFANTLEIIEGRFSGEVLGDIVDAEAKARILGELAEHYHIPLSQTVAVGDGANDLVMLAKAGLGVALHAKPVVQEQAPVCINLLSLEAVLGLIQSA